Proteins encoded together in one Cicer arietinum cultivar CDC Frontier isolate Library 1 chromosome 4, Cicar.CDCFrontier_v2.0, whole genome shotgun sequence window:
- the LOC101515211 gene encoding WAT1-related protein At5g07050-like, giving the protein MEQKNFSLLFLYREFKPHIFMVLSQVGYTFLYFITEASFNHGMSPYVYVTYRHVVAGVVMFPFAYFLERKIRPKLTCSLFMEFFVLSVLGISLTLNVYFACLRDTSPTFVASVINTIASLTFIIAVVLRFEVVDLRNPHGIAKVIGSLISLAGVMMITLYKGPIMKDLWRPLIHIQPKSGPINDSGLKGSLLTVACCFTWSLWYIMQASTLKRYPAQLSLTTWMCFIGAAQSALFTAIAEHNNPSAWIIGLNIDLWSTIYGGIVVGGLLIYIQLWCTEKKGPVFVTLFNPLSTIFVTILAYFVLGEKLYLGSIIGSFIVIIGLYLLLWGKEGDKEVDFKTKGILQQNNEDLECRI; this is encoded by the exons ATGGAGCAAAAAAACTTTTCTCTTCTGTTCTTGTACAGAGAGTTCAAACCACACATTTTCATGGTCCTAAGCCAAGTGGGTTATACCTTCTTATATTTTATCACTGAAGCATCCTTCAATCATGGAATGAGTCCTTACGTCTATGTTACTTATCGCCATGTTGTGGCTGGCGTTGTTATGTTCCCCTTTGCGTACTTTTTAGAGAG AAAAATAAGACCAAAGCTGACGTGTTCTCTTTTTATGGAATTTTTTGTGCTTTCAGTGTTGGG GATAAGTTTGACTCTCAATGTGTACTTTGCATGCCTGAGGGACACTTCTCCAACCTTTGTTGCTTCCGTGATCAACACCATAGCTTCCCTTACCTTCATTATTGCAGTGGTACTCAG GTTTGAGGTTGTTGATCTTCGAAATCCTCATGGTATAGCAAAAGTTATTGGGAGTTTGATATCTTTAGCTGGTGTTATGATGATAACACTATACAAGGGACCTATTATGAAAGATTTGTGGCGTCCTTTAATACATATTCAACCAAAAAGTGGTCCTATCAATGATAGTGGGTTAAAGGGTTCACTTCTTACAGTTGCATGTTGTTTTACATGGTCTTTATGGTACATTATGCAG GCATCCACTCTGAAAAGATACCCTGCTCAATTGTCACTCACTACATGGATGTGCTTCATTGGAGCAGCGCAATCAGCTCTTTTCACAGCCATAGCAGAACATAATAACCCTTCAGCTTGGATTATAGGCCTCAACATTGACTTGTGGTCCACAATATATGGT GGAATTGTTGTTGGTGGTTTGTTGATTTACATTCAACTATGGTGCACTGAGAAAAAAGGGCCAGTTTTTGTCACACTGTTTAACCCTCTTTCTACCATATTTGTGACAATTCTAGCATACTTCGTCCTCGGTGAAAAACTTTATTTGGGCAG CATCATAGGTTCATTTATTGTCATCATTGGTCTGTACTTGTTACTATGGGGGAAAGAAGGTGACAAAGAGGTTGATTTCAAAACCAAAGGTATATTGCAGCAAAATAATGAAGACCTAGAATGCAGAATATAG